A genome region from Streptomyces xanthophaeus includes the following:
- the gap gene encoding type I glyceraldehyde-3-phosphate dehydrogenase → MTIRVGINGFGRIGRNYFRALLEQGADIEIVGVNDLTDNATLVHLLKYDTILGRLKAEVSHTDDSITVGGQTFKTFAERDPANLPWGELGADIVIESTGIFTKKADAAKHIAAGAKKVLISAPAKDEDITIVMGVNHDKYDAANHHVISNASCTTNCVAPMAKVLDENFGIVKGMMTTVHAYTNDQRILDFPHSDLRRARAAAENIIPTSTGAAKATALVLPQLKGKLDGIAMRVPVPTGSVTDLVLELSRETTVEEINAAFQKASEGQLKGILDYTEDAIVSSDIVNWPASCTFDSSLTMVQDGTQVKVVGWYDNEWGYSNRLVDLTVFVGGQL, encoded by the coding sequence GTGACGATCCGCGTAGGCATCAACGGTTTTGGCCGAATTGGCCGCAACTATTTCCGGGCGCTCCTGGAGCAGGGAGCGGACATCGAGATCGTCGGTGTCAACGACCTGACTGACAACGCGACCCTGGTGCATCTGCTCAAGTACGACACCATCCTGGGCCGCCTCAAGGCCGAGGTCTCCCACACCGACGACAGCATCACCGTCGGCGGCCAGACCTTCAAGACCTTCGCCGAGCGTGACCCCGCCAACCTCCCCTGGGGCGAGCTGGGCGCCGACATCGTCATCGAGTCGACCGGCATCTTCACGAAGAAGGCCGACGCCGCCAAGCACATCGCCGCGGGCGCGAAGAAGGTCCTCATCTCGGCTCCGGCCAAGGATGAGGACATCACCATCGTGATGGGCGTCAACCACGACAAGTACGACGCGGCCAACCACCACGTCATCTCCAACGCCTCCTGCACCACCAACTGTGTGGCGCCGATGGCCAAGGTCCTCGACGAGAACTTCGGCATCGTCAAGGGCATGATGACGACGGTCCACGCGTACACGAACGACCAGCGCATCCTGGACTTCCCGCACTCGGACCTGCGTCGCGCCCGCGCCGCGGCCGAGAACATCATCCCGACCTCCACCGGTGCCGCCAAGGCCACCGCGCTGGTCCTCCCGCAGCTCAAGGGCAAGCTCGACGGCATCGCCATGCGCGTCCCGGTCCCGACCGGATCGGTGACCGACCTGGTGCTGGAGCTCTCCCGCGAGACCACGGTGGAAGAGATCAACGCGGCCTTCCAGAAGGCTTCGGAGGGGCAGCTCAAGGGCATCCTCGACTACACCGAGGACGCGATCGTCTCTTCCGACATCGTGAACTGGCCCGCGTCCTGCACCTTCGACTCCTCCCTGACCATGGTTCAGGACGGTACGCAGGTCAAGGTCGTCGGCTGGTACGACAACGAGTGGGGCTACTCCAACCGTCTCGTCGACCTCACCGTCTTCGTCGGCGGTCAGCTCTAA
- a CDS encoding gluconeogenesis factor YvcK family protein translates to MTARTPRLSRLRRLTPGRGEDAAGRVGRSGRRRGATPKVVALGGGQGLSASLAALRRITGDLTAVVTVADDGGSSGRLREELGVLPPGDLRKALAALCGDDDWGQTWARVIQHRFQSEGDLHGHAVGNLLIVALWEQLGDPVQALDLVGKLLGAQGRVLPMSAVPLELQALVRGHDPARPEDVDTVRGQATVALTPGEVLSVQVVPSDPPAVPEAVAAVLDADWVVLGPGSWFSSVIPHLLVPELLDALMETKARRVLSLNLAPQPGETEGFSPQRHLEVLARHAPKLALDVVLADEAAVPDRESLADAAKRFGAAVELAPVARQDGSPKHDPELLAAAYDRIFRMHGRIGPWR, encoded by the coding sequence GTGACCGCACGGACCCCGCGGCTGAGCCGCCTGCGCCGCCTCACCCCGGGCCGGGGCGAGGACGCCGCGGGCCGCGTCGGCCGCTCCGGCCGCCGGCGCGGCGCCACGCCCAAGGTGGTGGCGCTCGGCGGCGGCCAGGGCCTGTCGGCCTCCCTCGCCGCCCTGCGCCGGATCACCGGTGACCTCACCGCCGTGGTCACCGTCGCCGACGACGGCGGTTCCAGCGGCCGGCTCCGGGAGGAGCTCGGCGTGCTCCCGCCCGGCGACCTGCGCAAGGCGCTGGCCGCGCTGTGCGGTGACGACGACTGGGGCCAGACCTGGGCCCGGGTCATCCAGCACCGCTTCCAGTCGGAGGGCGATCTGCACGGGCACGCGGTCGGCAACCTGCTGATCGTCGCCCTGTGGGAACAGCTCGGCGACCCCGTCCAGGCCCTCGACCTGGTCGGGAAGCTGCTCGGGGCGCAGGGCCGGGTGCTGCCCATGTCGGCGGTGCCGCTGGAGCTGCAGGCTCTGGTCCGGGGGCACGACCCGGCCCGCCCCGAGGACGTGGACACCGTCCGCGGGCAGGCCACGGTGGCGCTGACCCCGGGCGAGGTGCTCTCCGTGCAGGTGGTGCCGAGCGACCCGCCGGCCGTGCCGGAGGCCGTCGCTGCCGTCCTGGACGCCGACTGGGTGGTGCTCGGTCCGGGGTCCTGGTTCTCCTCGGTCATTCCGCACCTGCTGGTGCCGGAACTGCTGGACGCGCTGATGGAGACGAAGGCCCGTCGGGTCCTCTCGCTGAACCTCGCGCCGCAGCCCGGCGAAACAGAGGGCTTCTCTCCGCAGCGTCATTTGGAGGTTTTGGCCCGACACGCCCCTAAACTCGCCCTGGACGTGGTGCTGGCCGACGAGGCCGCCGTGCCCGACCGCGAGTCCCTCGCCGATGCCGCGAAACGGTTCGGTGCCGCGGTCGAGCTGGCGCCCGTGGCCAGGCAGGACGGCTCTCCGAAGCACGATCCGGAGCTGCTGGCCGCCGCGTACGACCGTATTTTTCGGATGCATGGAAGGATCGGCCCATGGCGATGA
- a CDS encoding M14 family metallopeptidase, with product MSHRARSILAASALVFGTTLAVLPAAAQAQPAPGAASGADEVRVYDADITREQVPLVLAAGQDAHELTERAPETGTARVELFLSAGQAGELAAQGVKLAERKVPAQGLARAKAAGDGVFRPYSGKGGLQEEILRTAQENPGLTKVVSIGKTVQGKDILALKVSKNARKTKDGDKPSVLYMSNQHAREWITPEMTRRLMHHTIDNYGKDQRITKLVDTSELWFLLSANPDGYDYTHAADGQRLWRKNLRDNNGDGKTGPGDGVDLNRNFAFKWGYDNEGSSPTQSNETYRGPSATSEPETVALDRFEKRIGFEYAINYHSAAELLLYGVGWQVATPTPDDVAYKALAGTPENPAVPGYYPQVSSELYTTNGEADGHASNVNGIMMFTPEMTTCQTASASDPNDLWKPEDCASGFNFPDDEKLIQAEFAKNIPFALSVGESAATPDRPKSSLGLSAADFTVDAFATSYAARGEDQTVSVTARKALKDKEVNFRINGGRTHDEDLRPWKGGEVYGGDDNNWFDEYRAEVDGAKPGDKVEVWFTGRDRSGKQVSSEHFTYTVAERPRADVLVIAEEGAKAQHAQTYVDALRANGRSAAVWDVAVQGAPHHLGVLSHFGTAVHYTGAKTPGGETQLAVRDFLNEGGKLIEAGELAGGNAQVGRAVTNDFSQYWLGAYSRTSTPGATGFAGAGALNGARGNVGDAAGNPLNAPGGYTVTSETLAPAQFPQFRSAQAGAFTGVVNPYAPYAGAGMAAALHADDDWKRLVRTIDLTGVTAADQPQLKLALNWNVEEGYDHAALEARTAGGDDWTTLPDKGGLSSSTVPEECAAGFFMNGHPFLRRYLTLDAGGCTAQGTSGRWNSFTGSSGGWKQVSFDLSAYAGKTVELSLSYITDPGSGGRGVFADEARLSVKGADQPVEGFETSLGAWTAQAAPAGSPEVPGDWARSGELFKSYAAVTTRDTVLLGFGLEHMPTAADRALLVGKALRTLHR from the coding sequence ATGAGTCACCGCGCGAGATCGATCCTCGCCGCAAGCGCACTCGTCTTCGGAACCACACTCGCCGTGCTGCCCGCCGCGGCACAGGCCCAGCCGGCACCCGGCGCCGCGTCCGGCGCCGACGAGGTACGGGTCTACGACGCCGACATCACCCGGGAACAGGTCCCGCTCGTCCTCGCCGCGGGGCAGGACGCGCACGAGCTCACCGAGCGGGCCCCGGAGACCGGAACCGCCCGGGTCGAGCTCTTCCTCAGCGCCGGCCAGGCCGGGGAACTCGCCGCCCAGGGCGTCAAGCTGGCCGAGCGCAAGGTCCCCGCCCAGGGCCTCGCCCGTGCCAAGGCCGCCGGGGACGGGGTGTTCCGCCCGTACAGCGGCAAGGGCGGCCTCCAGGAGGAGATCCTGCGGACCGCGCAGGAGAACCCGGGGCTCACCAAGGTCGTCTCCATCGGCAAGACCGTCCAGGGCAAGGACATCCTCGCCCTGAAGGTCAGCAAGAACGCCAGGAAGACCAAGGACGGCGACAAGCCCTCGGTCCTCTACATGTCCAACCAGCACGCCCGTGAGTGGATCACCCCCGAGATGACCCGGCGGCTGATGCACCACACCATCGACAACTACGGCAAGGACCAGCGGATCACCAAGCTGGTGGACACCAGTGAGCTGTGGTTCCTGCTCTCCGCCAACCCGGACGGGTACGACTACACGCACGCGGCCGACGGACAGCGGCTGTGGCGCAAGAACCTGCGCGACAACAACGGCGACGGGAAGACCGGCCCCGGCGACGGGGTCGACCTCAACCGGAACTTCGCCTTCAAGTGGGGTTACGACAACGAGGGCTCCTCGCCGACCCAGTCGAACGAGACCTACCGCGGCCCGAGCGCCACCTCCGAGCCCGAAACCGTCGCCCTCGACCGCTTCGAGAAGCGCATCGGCTTCGAGTACGCCATCAACTACCACTCCGCGGCCGAGCTGCTCCTCTACGGCGTGGGCTGGCAGGTCGCCACCCCCACCCCCGACGACGTCGCCTACAAGGCGCTCGCCGGCACCCCGGAGAACCCCGCCGTCCCGGGCTACTACCCGCAGGTCTCCTCCGAGCTCTACACCACCAACGGCGAGGCCGACGGCCACGCCTCCAACGTCAACGGCATCATGATGTTCACGCCGGAGATGACCACCTGCCAGACCGCCTCGGCGAGCGACCCGAACGATCTGTGGAAGCCCGAGGACTGCGCCTCCGGCTTCAACTTCCCGGACGACGAGAAGCTCATCCAGGCGGAGTTCGCCAAGAACATCCCCTTCGCGCTGTCCGTCGGCGAGAGCGCCGCGACCCCGGACCGGCCGAAGTCCTCGCTGGGCCTGAGCGCCGCCGACTTCACCGTGGACGCCTTCGCCACCTCCTACGCCGCCCGCGGCGAGGACCAGACGGTCTCCGTCACGGCCCGCAAGGCGCTGAAGGACAAGGAAGTCAACTTCCGGATCAACGGCGGCCGCACGCACGACGAGGACCTGAGGCCCTGGAAGGGCGGCGAGGTCTACGGCGGCGACGACAACAACTGGTTCGACGAGTACCGCGCCGAGGTCGACGGCGCGAAGCCCGGCGACAAGGTCGAGGTCTGGTTCACCGGCCGCGACCGCTCCGGCAAGCAGGTCTCCAGCGAGCACTTCACGTACACGGTGGCCGAGCGGCCGCGCGCGGACGTCCTGGTGATCGCGGAAGAGGGGGCCAAGGCCCAGCACGCCCAGACCTACGTCGACGCCCTGCGCGCCAACGGAAGATCCGCGGCGGTCTGGGACGTAGCCGTCCAGGGCGCCCCGCACCACCTCGGAGTCCTCTCCCACTTCGGTACGGCCGTCCACTACACGGGAGCCAAGACCCCCGGCGGCGAAACCCAGTTGGCGGTGCGCGACTTCCTCAACGAGGGCGGCAAGCTGATCGAGGCCGGTGAGCTGGCGGGCGGCAACGCCCAGGTCGGCCGCGCCGTGACCAACGACTTCAGCCAGTACTGGCTCGGCGCGTACAGCCGGACGAGCACCCCCGGAGCCACCGGCTTCGCCGGCGCCGGCGCCCTGAACGGCGCACGGGGCAACGTCGGGGACGCCGCGGGCAACCCGCTGAACGCCCCCGGCGGGTACACCGTGACCTCCGAGACCCTGGCGCCCGCACAGTTCCCGCAGTTCAGGAGCGCCCAGGCGGGAGCCTTCACCGGGGTCGTGAACCCGTACGCCCCCTACGCCGGCGCCGGCATGGCCGCGGCCCTGCACGCCGACGACGACTGGAAGCGCCTCGTCCGTACGATCGACCTCACCGGGGTCACCGCGGCCGACCAGCCGCAGCTGAAGCTGGCGCTCAACTGGAACGTCGAGGAGGGTTACGACCACGCCGCGCTGGAGGCCCGGACCGCCGGCGGCGACGACTGGACCACCCTGCCGGACAAGGGCGGCCTGAGCAGCTCCACCGTCCCCGAGGAGTGCGCGGCCGGGTTCTTCATGAACGGACACCCGTTCCTGCGCCGCTACCTCACGCTCGACGCCGGAGGCTGCACCGCGCAGGGCACCAGCGGCCGGTGGAACAGCTTCACCGGTTCCTCCGGCGGCTGGAAGCAGGTCTCCTTCGACCTGAGCGCCTACGCCGGCAAGACCGTTGAGCTCTCGCTCTCCTACATCACCGACCCGGGCTCGGGCGGCCGCGGCGTCTTCGCGGACGAGGCGCGCCTCTCCGTCAAGGGCGCGGACCAGCCCGTCGAGGGATTCGAGACGTCCCTCGGAGCCTGGACGGCACAGGCCGCACCGGCCGGGAGCCCCGAAGTTCCCGGTGACTGGGCCCGGTCCGGGGAACTGTTCAAGTCCTACGCTGCGGTCACCACACGTGACACGGTGTTGCTGGGCTTCGGCCTGGAACACATGCCCACCGCGGCGGACCGTGCCCTACTCGTCGGTAAGGCACTGCGCACACTGCACCGCTGA
- the uvrC gene encoding excinuclease ABC subunit UvrC, with protein MADPSSYRPEPGQIPDSPGVYKFRDEHRRVIYVGKAKSLRQRLGSYFQDIAGLHPRTATMVTTAASVEWTVVSTEVEALQLEYSWIKEFDPRFNVKYRDDKSYPSLAVTLDEEYPRVQVMRGPKKKGVRYFGPYGHAWAIRETVDLMLRVFPVRTCSAGVFKRSAQIGRPCLLGYIGKCSAPCVGKVTPEEHRELAEDFCDFMAGRTGTYLSRLEKEMHAAAEEMEYEKAARLRDDIGALRRAMEKNAVVLADATDADLIAVAEDELEAAVQIFHVRGGRVRGQRGWVTDKVEAVDTAGLVEHALQQLYGEEKGEAVPKEVLVPALPEDTPTLNQWLAERRGSQVSLRIPQRGDKKALMETVHRNALQSLALHKTKRASDLTTRSRALEEIAEALDLDSAPLRIECFDISHLQGDDVVASMVVFEDGLARKSEYRRFQIKSHLGQDDVRSMHEVVSRRFRRYLQEKLKTGEWEAEEGEGAVPEDDGRPKRFAYPPQLVVVDGGQPQVAAAKRALEELGIDDVAVCGLAKRLEEVWLPGEDDPVVLPRTSEGLYLLQRVRDEAHRFAIQYQRSKRGKRLKSGPLDEVSGLGESRKQALIKHFGSVKKLRQATIDQICEVPGIGRKTAETVAAALAQSVPAGPAVNTATGEIIEDETPAPAGASSERGTEQ; from the coding sequence ATGGCCGACCCTTCCAGTTACCGCCCCGAGCCGGGACAGATCCCGGACTCCCCGGGGGTCTACAAGTTCCGCGACGAGCACCGCCGGGTGATCTACGTCGGGAAGGCCAAGAGCCTGCGCCAGCGCCTGGGCAGCTACTTCCAGGACATCGCCGGCCTGCACCCCCGTACCGCCACCATGGTGACCACGGCCGCCTCCGTCGAGTGGACCGTGGTGTCCACCGAGGTCGAGGCGCTCCAGCTGGAGTACTCGTGGATCAAGGAGTTCGACCCCCGGTTCAACGTCAAGTACCGGGACGACAAGAGCTACCCCTCCCTCGCGGTCACCCTCGATGAGGAGTACCCGCGGGTCCAGGTCATGCGCGGGCCCAAGAAGAAGGGCGTGCGCTACTTCGGTCCGTACGGGCACGCCTGGGCCATCCGCGAGACCGTCGACCTGATGCTCCGGGTCTTCCCGGTCCGGACCTGCTCCGCGGGCGTGTTCAAACGCTCCGCCCAGATCGGCCGCCCCTGCCTGCTCGGCTACATCGGCAAGTGCTCCGCCCCCTGCGTCGGCAAGGTCACCCCCGAGGAGCACCGCGAACTGGCCGAGGACTTCTGCGACTTCATGGCCGGCCGCACCGGCACCTACCTCTCCCGGCTGGAGAAGGAGATGCACGCGGCGGCCGAGGAGATGGAGTACGAGAAGGCCGCCCGGCTGCGCGACGACATCGGGGCGCTGCGCCGGGCGATGGAGAAGAACGCCGTCGTGCTCGCCGACGCCACCGACGCCGACCTGATCGCCGTGGCCGAGGACGAGCTCGAAGCCGCGGTGCAGATCTTCCACGTCCGCGGCGGCCGGGTCCGCGGCCAGCGCGGCTGGGTCACCGACAAGGTCGAGGCCGTCGACACGGCCGGGCTCGTCGAGCACGCCCTCCAGCAGCTGTACGGCGAGGAGAAGGGCGAGGCCGTGCCCAAGGAGGTGCTGGTCCCGGCACTCCCCGAGGACACGCCGACACTGAACCAGTGGCTCGCCGAGCGCCGGGGGTCCCAGGTCAGCCTGCGGATACCGCAGCGCGGCGACAAGAAGGCCCTGATGGAGACCGTCCACCGCAACGCGCTGCAGTCCCTCGCCCTGCACAAGACCAAGCGCGCCAGCGACCTCACCACCCGCTCCCGGGCCCTGGAGGAGATCGCCGAGGCACTGGACCTCGACAGCGCCCCGCTGCGCATCGAGTGCTTCGACATCTCCCACCTGCAGGGTGACGACGTCGTCGCGTCGATGGTCGTCTTCGAGGACGGGCTGGCCCGCAAGAGCGAGTACCGGCGCTTCCAGATCAAATCGCATCTGGGGCAGGACGACGTCCGCTCCATGCACGAGGTGGTCTCGCGGCGCTTCCGCCGCTACCTCCAGGAGAAGCTGAAGACCGGCGAGTGGGAGGCGGAGGAGGGCGAGGGCGCGGTGCCCGAGGACGACGGGCGCCCCAAGCGGTTCGCCTACCCGCCCCAGCTCGTCGTGGTCGACGGCGGGCAGCCGCAGGTCGCCGCCGCCAAGCGGGCCCTGGAGGAGCTCGGGATCGACGACGTCGCCGTGTGCGGTCTGGCCAAGCGGCTGGAGGAGGTCTGGCTGCCCGGCGAGGACGACCCCGTCGTGCTCCCGCGCACCAGCGAGGGCCTCTACCTGCTCCAGCGGGTCCGTGACGAAGCCCACCGGTTCGCCATCCAGTACCAGCGCAGCAAGCGCGGCAAGCGCCTGAAATCCGGCCCGCTGGACGAGGTGTCCGGCCTCGGCGAGAGCCGCAAGCAGGCCTTGATCAAGCACTTCGGTTCGGTGAAGAAGCTGAGACAGGCGACAATCGACCAGATCTGCGAGGTCCCGGGCATAGGCCGTAAGACGGCCGAGACCGTGGCCGCGGCCCTCGCCCAGTCGGTTCCCGCTGGTCCTGCCGTCAACACGGCCACAGGAGAGATCATTGAGGATGAGACCCCCGCGCCCGCGGGAGCATCGTCCGAACGGGGGACCGAGCAATGA
- a CDS encoding phosphoglycerate kinase has protein sequence MKTIDELLAEGVKGKRVFVRADLNVPLAEGTITDDGRIRAVQPTIAKLAEAGARVIVASHLGRPKGAGVEPAFSLAPAAARLGELLGADVAFATDTVGASAKETVEALTDGQVAVIENLRFNAGETSKDDAERGAFADQLAELADVYVGDGFGAVHRKHASVFDLPARLPQAAGYLIATEVGVLKKLTAEVERPYVVVLGGAKVSDKLAVIDELLGKADRILIGGGMAYTFLYAKGYEVGISLLQKDQVEVVKEYMKRAEDTGVELVLPVDVLVSAEFPDLKGKTPADFTVVDADKIPADKEGLDIGPKTRELYASKIADAKTVFWNGPVGVFEHPDYAGGTSAIAQALLDSSAFTVVGGGDSAAAVRILGFDENAFGHISTGGGASLEYLEGKTLPGLAALEG, from the coding sequence ATGAAGACGATCGATGAACTGCTCGCCGAAGGCGTCAAGGGCAAGCGGGTCTTCGTCCGCGCGGACCTGAACGTCCCGCTGGCCGAGGGCACCATCACCGACGACGGCCGCATCCGCGCCGTCCAGCCCACGATCGCGAAGCTCGCCGAAGCCGGCGCCCGCGTCATCGTGGCCTCGCACCTGGGCCGCCCCAAGGGCGCCGGCGTCGAGCCGGCGTTCTCGCTCGCCCCGGCCGCCGCACGCCTGGGTGAACTGCTCGGTGCGGACGTCGCGTTCGCCACCGACACCGTCGGCGCCTCCGCCAAGGAGACCGTCGAGGCCCTGACCGACGGCCAGGTCGCCGTGATCGAGAACCTGCGCTTCAACGCCGGTGAGACCTCGAAGGACGACGCCGAGCGCGGCGCCTTCGCGGACCAGCTCGCGGAGCTCGCCGACGTCTACGTCGGCGACGGCTTCGGCGCCGTGCACCGAAAGCACGCCTCGGTCTTCGACCTCCCGGCCCGCCTCCCGCAGGCCGCCGGCTACCTCATCGCCACCGAGGTCGGCGTCCTGAAGAAGCTGACCGCCGAGGTCGAGCGCCCGTACGTGGTGGTCCTCGGCGGCGCCAAGGTCTCCGACAAGCTCGCCGTCATCGACGAGCTGCTCGGCAAGGCCGACCGCATCCTCATCGGCGGCGGCATGGCCTACACCTTCCTCTACGCCAAGGGCTACGAGGTCGGCATCTCCCTGCTCCAGAAGGACCAGGTGGAGGTCGTCAAGGAGTACATGAAGCGCGCCGAGGACACCGGGGTCGAGCTGGTCCTCCCGGTCGACGTACTGGTCTCCGCGGAGTTCCCGGACCTCAAGGGCAAGACCCCGGCCGACTTCACGGTCGTCGACGCGGACAAGATCCCCGCCGACAAGGAGGGCCTGGACATCGGCCCGAAGACGCGTGAGCTGTACGCGTCGAAGATCGCCGATGCCAAGACCGTCTTCTGGAACGGCCCGGTGGGCGTCTTCGAGCACCCCGACTACGCCGGGGGCACCTCGGCCATCGCCCAGGCCCTGCTCGACAGCAGCGCCTTCACCGTCGTCGGCGGTGGCGACAGCGCCGCCGCGGTCCGCATCCTGGGCTTCGACGAGAATGCATTCGGCCACATCTCGACCGGTGGCGGCGCCTCCCTCGAATACCTCGAGGGCAAGACGCTCCCCGGCCTCGCCGCCCTGGAGGGCTGA
- the rapZ gene encoding RNase adapter RapZ, with the protein MTEHETAHDRDGAQVSTGTTVEPGETAEAAIPELVIISGMSGAGRSTAAKCLEDLGWFVVDNLPPALIPTMVELGARSQGNVARIAVVVDVRGRQFFDALRESLADLDSKGVTRRIVFLESSDDALVRRFESVRRPHPLQGDGRITDGIAAERDLLRELRGDADLVIDTSSLNVHELRAKMDAQFAGDEEPELRATVMSFGYKYGLPVDADLVVDCRFIPNPHWVPELRPFTGLNEEVSGYVFSQPGAKEFLDRYTELLQLIATGYRREGKRYVTIAVGCTGGKHRSVAMSEKLAARLASEGVETVVVHRDMGRE; encoded by the coding sequence ATGACCGAGCACGAGACCGCGCACGACCGAGACGGAGCACAGGTGAGTACGGGCACGACAGTGGAGCCCGGCGAGACCGCCGAGGCGGCCATCCCCGAGCTGGTGATCATCTCCGGCATGTCCGGGGCCGGCCGCAGTACGGCGGCGAAGTGTCTGGAGGACCTCGGCTGGTTCGTCGTCGACAACCTCCCGCCGGCCCTGATCCCGACCATGGTCGAGCTCGGCGCCCGTTCCCAGGGCAACGTGGCCCGCATCGCCGTCGTCGTGGACGTCCGCGGCCGCCAGTTCTTCGACGCCCTGCGCGAGTCCCTCGCCGACCTCGACAGCAAGGGCGTCACCCGCCGCATCGTCTTCCTGGAGTCCTCTGACGACGCGCTGGTCCGCCGCTTCGAGTCGGTCCGCCGCCCGCACCCCCTCCAGGGCGACGGGCGCATCACCGACGGCATCGCCGCCGAGCGCGACCTGCTGCGCGAGCTGCGCGGCGACGCCGACCTGGTGATCGACACCTCCAGCCTGAACGTGCACGAACTGCGCGCGAAGATGGACGCCCAGTTCGCCGGGGACGAGGAGCCCGAGCTGCGGGCCACCGTCATGTCCTTCGGCTACAAGTACGGCCTCCCCGTCGACGCCGACCTCGTCGTCGACTGCCGCTTCATCCCCAACCCGCACTGGGTCCCGGAGCTGCGCCCCTTCACCGGGCTCAACGAGGAGGTGTCGGGGTACGTCTTCAGCCAGCCCGGCGCCAAGGAGTTCCTCGACCGCTACACCGAGCTGCTCCAGCTCATCGCCACCGGCTACCGCCGCGAGGGCAAGCGGTACGTGACCATCGCGGTCGGCTGCACGGGCGGCAAGCACCGCAGCGTGGCCATGTCCGAGAAGCTCGCCGCCCGCCTCGCCTCCGAGGGAGTCGAGACCGTCGTAGTCCACCGGGACATGGGGCGCGAGTGA
- the whiA gene encoding DNA-binding protein WhiA: MAMTPAVKDEISRLPVTRTCCRKAEVSAILRFAGGLHLVSGRIVIEAELDTGIAARRLRKDILEIFGHSSDLVVMAPGGLRRGSRYVVRVVAGGDQLARQTGLVDGRGRPIRGLPPQVVSGATCDAEAAWRGAFLAHGSLTEPGRSSSLEVTCPGPEAALALVGAARRLSIAAKAREVRGVDRVVVRDGDAIGALLTRLGAHESVLAWEERRMRREVRATANRLANFDDANLRRSARAAVAAGARVQRALEILGEEVPEHLAAAGRLRMEHKQASLEELGALADPPLTKDAVAGRIRRLLAMADKRAQDLGIPGTESNLDLSEEMADNMAG; this comes from the coding sequence ATGGCGATGACGCCTGCGGTGAAGGATGAGATCTCCCGCCTGCCCGTCACCCGGACCTGCTGCAGGAAGGCGGAGGTCTCGGCGATCCTTCGGTTCGCGGGCGGGCTTCACCTGGTGAGCGGCCGCATCGTCATCGAGGCGGAGCTGGACACGGGGATCGCCGCCAGACGCCTGCGCAAGGACATCCTGGAGATCTTCGGCCATTCCTCGGACCTGGTGGTGATGGCCCCGGGCGGACTGCGCCGCGGCAGCCGCTACGTGGTCCGCGTCGTGGCCGGCGGTGACCAGCTGGCGCGCCAGACGGGCCTCGTGGACGGCCGCGGCCGCCCCATCCGGGGTCTTCCCCCGCAGGTGGTCTCCGGGGCCACCTGCGACGCGGAGGCGGCCTGGCGCGGCGCCTTCCTGGCCCACGGCTCGCTCACCGAGCCGGGCCGGTCCTCCTCCCTGGAGGTCACCTGCCCCGGCCCGGAGGCCGCCCTGGCCCTGGTGGGCGCCGCCCGCAGGCTGTCCATCGCCGCCAAGGCGCGCGAGGTGCGCGGAGTGGACCGGGTCGTGGTCCGCGACGGCGACGCGATCGGCGCCCTGCTGACCCGGCTCGGCGCGCACGAGTCGGTGCTGGCCTGGGAGGAGCGGCGGATGCGGCGCGAGGTCCGCGCCACCGCCAACCGCCTGGCCAACTTCGACGACGCCAACCTGCGCCGCTCCGCGCGGGCCGCGGTGGCCGCCGGAGCCCGCGTGCAGCGCGCGCTGGAGATCCTCGGCGAGGAGGTCCCCGAGCACCTGGCCGCGGCCGGCCGGCTGCGCATGGAGCACAAGCAGGCCTCCCTGGAGGAGCTGGGCGCGCTCGCCGACCCGCCGCTGACCAAGGACGCGGTCGCCGGCCGGATCCGTCGCCTGCTGGCGATGGCCGACAAGCGGGCCCAGGACCTCGGCATCCCGGGCACCGAGTCGAACCTCGACCTCAGCGAGGAGATGGCCGACAACATGGCCGGTTAG